The Hymenobacter oligotrophus genome segment AGCGAACCAGACCGCGCCGGCTGGACGGGCGAAGGGCACCTGCTCAGCGGCCCACGCACCGACGCCGCGGCACTGCTGGAGCTTTTACAGACGCCCGGCGCCACTATTCTTACCTACCGCAACGCCGTGGCCCAACTGCTGGGCTGCGTGTTTGTGCAGCCCCAGCAAGACACCCTTTACCTGGGCCTGCTGGCGGTGCAGCCCACGGCCCAAACGCACGGCATCGGCAAGCAGCTGTTGCAGGCAGCCGAGGCCTACGCCCGCCAACACGCCTGCCGCAGCATCACGATTACGGTGCTTTCGGCGCGGCCCGAGTTGGTAGCGTGGTACGAGCGGCACGGCTTTCGGGGCACCGGCAACGCGCACCCGTTTACGGATGACACGCGCTTTGGCGTACCCTCCCAGACCCTTACGTTGCTCGAAATGCAAAAGCCGTTGCCTTAGCCCGTTAGCTGCTCGTTAAAAGCTGGCCCTGCGGCACCTAGGGCGCGCTGGCTTTGGCACGCACCTGGGGCAATTGGCTGGTTGGCGGGCCGGCCTTGGCCGCTGGTGGCCGCGGCACCGCCTAGGTGCCGCGGCGCGGCTGGCGTGCGGGCAGCTGTTGCCTGCCGGGCAAGCGCCCTATGTGCTATTTAAAGCTGAACAGAAACGGAAAAATGAACGTGACGATAACCGTCCAGATAAAGTAAATGGGCAGGTACACGGCAATGGCGCGCCCCACCCCGCCGAGGCTGCTCTTGCGCGACGCCGCCCCGAACAGCTGAGCCGTTACAAGCAGCAGGTGCACCAAAATGAGCACGTTGCCGCCCAGCACTGCGGCCCGGTTCGGGGTGATGCCCCAAGTTGAAATCCGGAACAGAATGGCCGACAGCGCCACGCCGTTGACGAGTACTGTAACGGCCGAAAGCAGGGCCAGCACCCAAATTTCGGGGCGCGTTTTGGTGGCGTGGGCGCCTTCCGAAACCGAGAAAAAGATAATGGCCAGCACACCGATCAGCAGCGCGTTGAAAATCAGCAGAAACTCCCGGTCGTTGTAGGGGTCTTTGCCCGAGTACAGCATTGCGCCCAGGTACACCACCAGCATTACCAACACCAGCGGGCTGAAGATGCGGGCAATAACCGGCGACACCCGGCCCACCAGCTGCGGGTTGGTTTGCGTGAGGTAGGTGCCCACAATGGGCGCGGCCGCCAGCCCGAATACCACCACGTACTGCACGTAAAACTCCTCGATTTGCAGCCCGATCAGGGAAAACAAGCCGATGGTGATGCCCGTCATGATGGCGCCGGCAATCAGGATAAGCGTGGTGATAACCACCAAGTCGCCGTTGTATTTCAGAAAACCCAAGCGCTTATCGGGGTTATTGGCAGCGCCGCCCACGTAGGCAAACCCCAGCAACGACCACAAAAACAGCAGCAAGTGCACGCACGAGAGCAGCAGTGTGTCGCTGGTGGGCACATTGGGCAGCCAGTTAATGAACAGCACGGCCAATAGGCTGGCCCCTACCAGAAACGCCGCGGGGCCAACGGCCAGCTTGTTGCGCCAGGCGAAATAGGCCGAGAGCAGCGGAAACACCACGAAGCCGATGTTGCGCAGGTAAAAGAACTCCTCGCGGAGGTGAAAAATGGCCGGCAACTTGGCAATCAGCCCCGCCAGCAACGACGCAACGACGACAAACCCTAGGTGCGTGCCGCCTCCGGCAACCGCCGGGGCAGTATATGTAAGGCGGGCGTGCCAATAGGCCAGCAGCACGTTGTCGGGTTGCGCGGGGTACGCAGCCTGAAAGGCCCGCCGGAAAGCCGGTTTGTCTTCGCGGTACAACCGTTCCAGCAGCTGCGGATTGTTAAGGTTGGCGAGGATGAGGTTTTCCATGCGGGCGATGAATTGGCGCGTTACACTAAAGTACTTTGTGTTTCAAAGCTAATAATCTTGCCGTAACCTGCATTGCTCCTGCGCGAAAAAGTTTGCACTACCACCTAGGGCCGCGCCAAGTAATTCAGTCAATTCCTCTGCGAAGGGCAAGCAGCCCACCTTGGCTATACCCGTATGGGCGGCAACGACCAACCTTTTTTGGCAGCCAGCAGCCGAAAAACGGTAATCACGCCCACCGACACGAGGAAATTAATCGTCGGATCGAAGCCCAAAAACAGCAGCAGCACGTACAGCACCGCTCCGGTTAGGCAAGGCGTAGCGTACAGCTGCCGCTCAAACACCAGCGGCACCTCGTTGGCTAGCGTATCGCGGATGACGCCGCCAAACAGCGCCGACACAATGCCGAGCAGCACTGCCGCCCACGCGTTTACGCCCGCGCTCAGGGCCTTTTGCAGCCCCAGAATGGTAAATATGCCAATGCCCAAAGTATCGAACACCAGCAGCGGGCGCTGCAACACGCCCAACCACCAGCGCCGGCAAACCACGGCAATTAGTACGCTCGCGGTTATTACCACCAGGTAGTTGGCGTCGGTAATCCAAGCCACCGGATGGGTTCGAATGATGACATCGCGCAGGGTGCCGCCGCCCACTGCCGTCACAAACGCGAAGATGAACAGCGTGAGCACGTCGTGGTCTTTCTTCTTGTGCAAGGCGGCCAGGGTGCCCGATATGGCAAACACGCCGGTCCCGATTAAATCCGTCAGGTAGATTACACTCATACACAAACTCGTCAAGCGCCAAAGGTCGGGCCCCAGTTACCGAAGGTGCCCGTTAAAAAGCAAATTGTTGGCAGTGCGTACGCCGCCCGAACGGGTTGCGCCCGTGCGCTTGCGGCCCCGCTTAGGCCGAAGCTTTGCGGGCGAGGGCGTGCCGGCAACCGCGCTCCTCCTAGGTGCCGCCAGCCAAAGCGGTGCCGGGGAGCTGGCCCACTGCGTAGTTGGCGTAGTGTGCGCGATAGGTTCGTCCTTTGCTCGTTGGGTGGGCTTGGCGGCTGGTTGCTGCAGCTAACGACGGGCAAAGCTATTGGCATTAAACAAAAAACCCTGCTTACTGGTCGTAAACAGGGTTTTAGTGGGCCCAGCTGGAATCGAACCAGCGACCTACTGATTATGAGTCAGTTGCTCTAACCGATTGAGCTATAGGCCCGGCTGAAACCTCAGTACTGAAAAGGCAGTTGGTTGGTTTCGGCGGCGCAATCTACCAATTTCGCGGGCTCATTACCAAATCTTGCGCTTATGTCTGCTCCTGCGCGGCGGCTGCCCAACCTGCTTTTCGACTTCGGCGGCGTTATCATCAACGTCGATTACAACCGCACGCTGGAGGCCATGCGCGCCCTAAGCCGCGCGGGCTCCACCATCGAGTTTACGCAGGCCTCGCAATCGGCTTTGTTCGACGAGCTGGAGACGGGCCGCCTCACGCCTGCCGAGTTCCGCACGGGCCTGCGCCACCACTACGACCTGCACCACGCCACCGACGCCCAGCTCGACGAAGCCTGGAACGCCATGGTGCTCGATTTGCCGCTGGAGCGCATCGAGTACATTCGGGAACTGCGCCGCGAGGGCTACCAAACCGCGCTGCTCTCCAACACCAACAGCATCCACATCGACATGATTCTGGAGATGCTGCGGCGCCAGTACGGGTTGCAAAACGGCATTGCCGATGTGCTCGACCGCGTGTTCTACTCGCAGGAAGTGGGCCTACGCAAGCCGGGTAAGGAGGTGTTCGGGCACGTGCTGCGCGAGCTGAACTGGCGCCCCGAGGAAACTCTTTTCGTGGAGGATAGTATCCAACACATCCGGACGGCCGAAGCGCTGGGCATTCGCACGTTGTTTTTGCAGCCGCCGCTTACCCTCACCCAAGCCCTACCCGCTGCGCTCCGTGCCTTTTCCGTCCCTTCCACCTAGCCCCCACGGCAGCGACCCGGCCACGCCGCCCGTTGGCCGCGCGCCCCACGCCCCGCTGCGCTGGCGGTGGCGGCGCTACGAGCGCCCCGAGCCCCCGCTCTGGCGCGTGGTGCTTGTGCACCTAGGGCTGTTTCTGATTACCCTGTACACCACCACGGTGGCCGGCGCCGAGCAGGTTACGGCTAAGTCGTTGTGGTCGGGCTGGTGGCCGTCGGTAGCGGAGCTCAAGCGTGGCTTGGCTTACTCGATTCCGTTTTTGGCTATTCTGACGGTGCACGAGTTCGGGCACTATTTCACGGCGCGTTACAACCGCATCCGTACCTCGTTGCCGTATTACATCCCCATTCTTAACGGCCTGCTCGACATCGGCACGTTTGGAGCGGTTATTCAGATTCGGGACAAGATTTTCTCGCGGCGCGAGTTTTTCGATGTGGGCATTGCCGGGCCGCTGGCCGGGCTGGTGGTAGCCGTGGGCGTGCTGGTGTACGGCCTCACGCATTTGCCGCCGCTGGAGTACCTGTTTCAGGTGCACCCCGAGTACCGTTTTTACGGCGCCGACTACGCCCGCCACGTCTACAACGCCGAGTCGTTTGGCGTGAACCCGCCGCTGCTCTACCACGGCCTGGCCCAACTGCTGGCCGACCCCGCACGCCTCCCCCACCTCAACGAGCTGATGCACTACCCGTACCTACTGGCGGGCGTGCTGGGGCTGTTTTTTACGGCGCTGAATTTGTTGCCCATCGGGCAGCTCGATGGCGGCCACATTTTGTACGGCTTGCTGGGTTTTCGGCGCGGCAATCAATTGTCGGCGGTGCTGTTTCTGTGCTTTATCTTCTACGCCGGCCTCGGGCTGTTTTCATTTAACGCTTCGCGCGAAACCTGGCTCTACGGCGTGCCGGTTTACCTGCTGTATCTGTTTTTTGTGCTGCGGCGGGTGTTGCCCACGCCCCGCCGCGTATGGATGCTGGTGGCGGGGGTGCTATTGGCGCAACTAGCCGTAACGGTAGCTTTTCCGGGCATCGAAGGCAACCCCGGCTGGCTGTTGTTTGGCTTGCTGCTGGGCCGGGTTACGAGCATTTACCACCCACCCGCCACCGACGAACGCCCCCTGTCGCCGGGCCGGCAGGTGTTGGGCTGGCTGATGCTGGCGGTATTTGTGCTGTGCTTTTCGCCTTCGCCCTTCCGCTAAGCCCGGCTGTTGGCAACACCTAGGCGGCCGGTGCGTACCTAGGGCCATGGCAACCACCACCGCTCCCCCCGACCGCACCACTCCCGAGTACCGCTGGGCTTTGGCCGAGCGCATTGCCGGCCACATGCTCGAGGCTGGCCTGAGCCACCGCGACGTAAGCGACGCCACCACCCCCGAAGACTTCGTGCAGATGGGTACCCTGCCCAAGGCCGATGCCGCGTACGTGCGCAGCCTGGAAATTGTGTCCGAAGCCGAAGCTCGCGAGTTGTTTGTGCGCCACGCCCGCGGCAAAGCCGCCAAAACCGACCCCGAGTGCTGCGCCACGTTCAACTTCTTCCGGCAGCTGGTGTGGGTAAACCTCTACAGCCGCCCCGACGAAGAAGACGGCCTACCGGCTTAACTACCTGCGTCGTAAGTACCGAAGCTCGGCCGTGGGCTGTATCTTTGCGCTTGCTTTTAACGGCTCTTTTCTGTGTTCGAACAGCGTGCCTTTTTCACTTACCGTTCGCTTAAGCTCGAGCCCGAGGGCCTGCGCTTTACCGAGCGCCAGCTCAACGCCTACAACGAGCTGACCATAGCTTACGAAGACCTGCTGCCGCTGGGCACGGCCCGCTACCGGCGCGTGCCGGTGCGCCTCACGCTGCTCTGCCTCTTTTTGGCTTCGGCTTGCGTACGGGCTGTTGCTGATTACCAGGAATATGGCATCTGGACTGTGCTTGTGTTCTTCGCGCTGTTCGGGTTGGCACTTGCCTACACCGTTAAAAAGTGCCACTGGCACTTCGTCATCACCACTGGCAGCGGCAACCTGCGCTTTCTCGACCTAGGGGCTTCGGGCCGGCAGCTGCCGGCAGTGCTGGCCCAACTGGAGGCCTACACCGTTGCCCACCTGCGCCGCAAGTACCTCCGCGTAAACGCCCTGGAGCCAACGGAGGCGCAGCTAGAGCGCCTCACGTGGCTGCGCGACCACAACGTCATCAAGCAAGCCGAGTACGAGCAGTACAAGCAAAAACTGCTGGGCCAAGGCAGCCAGCTTATCGGCCCGGTTGGCTTCAGCCTGAACTAAGAGCGTGGCTTCTTGCGCGTCATGCTGAGCGAAGTCGAACCAAAGGTCGGCGTAGCCAAGCGTCTCGCGTGCTGACGTTGAATGGCGTTTGTCATCCTGAGGCGCCAGCCGAAGGACCCTCTCACGACTGAACGACCCAGGGTCGTTGTTATGTCGAGCAGAGCGAGACATCTG includes the following:
- a CDS encoding trimeric intracellular cation channel family protein, with protein sequence MSVIYLTDLIGTGVFAISGTLAALHKKKDHDVLTLFIFAFVTAVGGGTLRDVIIRTHPVAWITDANYLVVITASVLIAVVCRRWWLGVLQRPLLVFDTLGIGIFTILGLQKALSAGVNAWAAVLLGIVSALFGGVIRDTLANEVPLVFERQLYATPCLTGAVLYVLLLFLGFDPTINFLVSVGVITVFRLLAAKKGWSLPPIRV
- a CDS encoding GNAT family N-acetyltransferase, which translates into the protein MNPAYTVAPATAADVPALVQLINAAYRSEPDRAGWTGEGHLLSGPRTDAAALLELLQTPGATILTYRNAVAQLLGCVFVQPQQDTLYLGLLAVQPTAQTHGIGKQLLQAAEAYARQHACRSITITVLSARPELVAWYERHGFRGTGNAHPFTDDTRFGVPSQTLTLLEMQKPLP
- a CDS encoding site-2 protease family protein is translated as MPFPSLPPSPHGSDPATPPVGRAPHAPLRWRWRRYERPEPPLWRVVLVHLGLFLITLYTTTVAGAEQVTAKSLWSGWWPSVAELKRGLAYSIPFLAILTVHEFGHYFTARYNRIRTSLPYYIPILNGLLDIGTFGAVIQIRDKIFSRREFFDVGIAGPLAGLVVAVGVLVYGLTHLPPLEYLFQVHPEYRFYGADYARHVYNAESFGVNPPLLYHGLAQLLADPARLPHLNELMHYPYLLAGVLGLFFTALNLLPIGQLDGGHILYGLLGFRRGNQLSAVLFLCFIFYAGLGLFSFNASRETWLYGVPVYLLYLFFVLRRVLPTPRRVWMLVAGVLLAQLAVTVAFPGIEGNPGWLLFGLLLGRVTSIYHPPATDERPLSPGRQVLGWLMLAVFVLCFSPSPFR
- a CDS encoding HAD family hydrolase, with translation MSAPARRLPNLLFDFGGVIINVDYNRTLEAMRALSRAGSTIEFTQASQSALFDELETGRLTPAEFRTGLRHHYDLHHATDAQLDEAWNAMVLDLPLERIEYIRELRREGYQTALLSNTNSIHIDMILEMLRRQYGLQNGIADVLDRVFYSQEVGLRKPGKEVFGHVLRELNWRPEETLFVEDSIQHIRTAEALGIRTLFLQPPLTLTQALPAALRAFSVPST